A region of the Pseudomonas sp. A34-9 genome:
GGATGGCCTGGGCGAATGGTGGACGGACTATCAGGACGCCAACGACAGCGAGCGTCGCGACATGATCCGCGACCTCAGCGGCAAGGGCGATGATGCCAGTGGCGCGCCGCGCAAACGTCGCCGCAGCAGCGGCTCCAAGCGCAAGCGCGCCGGGGCTCCGAGCGCATCGAGCGAGTAACGCATGGAACGCATCTACATCGGCCTGGGCAGCAACCTCGCTGACCCTGCCGAACAACTGCGCAGCGCCGTCGAGGCGCTGGGGCGATTGCCGCAGACGACCCTCGCCGGTGTTTCCGCCTTCTATCAAAGCGATTCGTTGTTGCCCGGCCAGCCGCGTTACACCAACGCGGTAGCCGCGCTCGACAGCACGCTTGCCCCGCTGCAATTGCTGGATGCGCTGCAGGCGATCGAAAATGATCAGGGCCGCGAACGCCTTGAGCGCTGGGGCCCGCGTACGCTGGATCTGGACATTCTGCTGTTCGGCGATCGACTGATCGACGAGCCACGCCTGAAAGTCCCGCATTACCAGATTCAGGAACGCGCATTCGTGCTCTACCCCCTCGCCGAACTGGCCCCGCAAGATTTGCGTCTTGCCGATGGCCGCACCTTGTCCGATCTGCTGGCAGCCTGCCCGTTCGTCGGCCTGGAACGCCTCCCCCACGCCTGACACAAATCCCCTGTAGGAGCTGTCGAGTGAAACGAGGCTGCGATCTTTTGATCTTTCAAATCAAGATCAAAAGATCGCAGCGTTGCGCAGCTCCTACAAAATGCAGCGTTCAACATTCAATTTTTGTCGGACAAAAATCCGGCGAATCAGCCCCGCCGCAGCGCTGAATCGCATCAGTAACGCCGGTAACACTCCCCTCGTAACAATGCGGTAACACACGCAATTGACTTCCTGTTGGCTCATCACGACTATAGGCGTCCCGCTGCCGCCAACCCGGCACATACGGGC
Encoded here:
- the folK gene encoding 2-amino-4-hydroxy-6-hydroxymethyldihydropteridine diphosphokinase, translating into MERIYIGLGSNLADPAEQLRSAVEALGRLPQTTLAGVSAFYQSDSLLPGQPRYTNAVAALDSTLAPLQLLDALQAIENDQGRERLERWGPRTLDLDILLFGDRLIDEPRLKVPHYQIQERAFVLYPLAELAPQDLRLADGRTLSDLLAACPFVGLERLPHA